The window ttttgttgcgGATCTTTAGCACGTACCATCCTTGGGTTTTCTCGTAGAACGCACCTTCCACCTTTCCGTAACGTTCGACGGATCGACCAATGATGAAGGGATTTTTCGGGAGCACATGTCCATCAGCTGCTTTTAAAACCATATAAAACATACGCCCGTGTAGGTTCTGCAAATCCATCCATTCTGGTAACGTTCGATCGGGGTGGTCCCCCGGTGATGGACTCATCACAGTACTAAAACTTTTCACCACTTATCacaaaagattgtatttttgccTTTGTCTTGCGAGAAAGAAAAACACATCCGATCTCACTCGAGGCTGAGGAGGAACTGGCAGCGCAGTTATGGACAAGAAAATGAACCACACGTCTATCGAGGCTAAACCGCAACACAGTCCtaaccactcaatgagacttACAAGGGAATGGAATCGCAAGCAGAGGTacttacggtatccagggttatGAACAGGACAAGTCTCGAATAGCTATAAACATATTGTTGACTGACCAAAATAGCATTCAAATTATAATCCCAGCCCCCAAGGCTTctgaaaaaagagtgcgtcttcttttgaaaaaaaaaaaaaaatccatctataaaatatggcataaagcctttccacgtagggattttgaaacattgaatCGCATTACCACATTGGGTAATGACAGAATGTAATTTCATGAGCATTCTAGAGTGGcttcttatacttcttaaccatttgggccataaaaatttcagaaaaaacaacagttcatgagttttcaaatcgacaatgaagaatttctaAGGCGATTgtgtaaaattatttatatcATAACTTTttacatcgtaaatatctcaaacacacataaatttaaaaaaaaatgaaaaactaaggcaagatagtccttttataaccaacacaacgctgctaaatgTTTGCATATTCAAGCCTAGTAACGTAGCTACCACCGAAATAatgtgcccggatactaaatgatcatatttttatattctaAAAGTATCTTGTGTCAATACCaggaaaatactaaaattttgcGCTTGATGTAACAGATAGAATTtagattacatttttttatgatttctaatcgattattatatttttggatATCTGAAAAACTATGGGACAGGAAGCGATGCGTGAAAGAGATTCACAAATGAACACATGTGAAgagtttttttaattagtaaATCCGATTAAGCAAAGCAAAACTCCGGCAAAGAgattagttaaataaaagatctATCTCCACattggcaaaacaagaaaatttggaagaaTACAGCTTCTGCAAATGCATGTATTACAATATACACTATtggccagggccgtaggaagaactgactcatggggggttttggtgacccATTTTATTCTATGAcaattttgctcaaacaatgtatgaattaaaaaaaaataaaaatattatttttaaatacttttggattattcattttaaagtttttttttaactaatagcTTTTCGtgttaaatagaaacttttgaaaatccatcCTTTAATCTTtctaatgatcaaaatttatataatgAATTCTTTAATATATGCTAGTTTAGTGGCATTGCAGTGAACGATacgacgaaaattcttgatagaagaattaaagattgaaatcaaatgacggatagataaagcaaatgcttaaataataaaagaaaatttatagatgttgaaattgagccaagagcatattttagaaaagcttcaaaggtgcgtttcATCAtctataaatattttcttctataaagcatctgctttatctatgcgtcatttaatttcaatctttatttattctatcaagaattttcgttgtaACGTTCACTGAAATGCCACTAAACTAGCATATAATAATTAATTAACGGTGACTAttcattcaaaaagaaaaaaagaattctttagtaacaaaataggaaatttactttcatcgaatcttgaaatttgcatcaaaatctgCTGAAGCTCTCCGGCACGTATCCAGGCTGGACAAATCAGGGCAATTTGATTTAAAAGCTGGCAAAAATCGGACattctatttccaaattttcaaacctaaATCCGGGCACTACCCGgggaaatttgacaaaatttgacaaaaatccaggaaaggttaaaaaaaatataagaaaaacaacaattgaatcattatttttgcatcgaaaaacaTAATCAGATTTTGAATTGCATTTCAGACtcctaaaaaaatcgtttatgtttatttcaataaatctagcttgaaaaatttcatttttgggcgACAAATCTATAatgatgcaatttgaattttttgtttgattttccaaaaaaatgtgaatgaatGCGAATATAATCaggatatttttcaacaaaatttgggcaACTGGGCCGGGCCGAacctctataattttttttatcaaatatcttagaaagtccgggtaaaaccgggtaatctggccagcttagttttgcttatttgattcgaacttacaataaattttttccTAAGAAACCccttaatttcgaaaaatttctaacaataaatcaaattttccacattaaaagtaaaagattaaaattttgcgcTTCAAATAGGATTTATGCAAACTGTATACTAGTTAAAGATGTTTAAAATTGGgttattgaaaaaactgcaatattaataatgttgaacaacaTGCCAAACCATACGAAATTCCCtgcaatttcttttaaaaaagacACAAGTTTCTTCAGcatcaattaattttcattaaaaatcagtttaatgaatgttttatttaagTAAGGTTATAATAAGTCAAAACTTGCAACATGAACGCAAATTctacttaatttttgtcatttttaactgaATTATGCAAACGAACGgacttttgttaaattttaaaatcgattgaaacAATCAGATCTATAACCTGCGATCTCTTACAATTTAAATTCCTGAccgaaatagtcatcttgatagttttattttgattgtggaactcATTTCAGAGCTaaattaaatctaaatctgaatttagggggcatccataaattacgtaacgctcctaggggggagagggggtaaGCTCgatcgttacgaattgtgacataggggaggggggggaggtatgctcatcgttacgtaacgattttttgcttaaaaatttcagtttcatcgcagctattttgatgtcatgcaattttagcagaatgataagtaaaccaaaatcagcttaaaatttatcaGCTTCAATATGATTGAAAGAGGATTGTAACCTttcttttttaatgattgtgagatagattccttaaaatgtgtattgaatatccgtgaaaacccgttggaaaaccgaaaaTTTGGTACATTtatccccaagaactcaattcaaccttaagtattattactaagtggagtatattttgcgtTGCAAGTTATGctctttgaacaaaataaagtaaacaaggtagatcatcagttgaCAAGCACcgagcaactcgtaataagacattcaatttattttatcagagaattatcatcaatgagtactaagaagcgattctgATCGatgatattaattccgttttatAGAACGGtaaaattttttctcttttttttgacatttgaaaATCAGTACATActttaaaacatgagaaaatcggaggaggggggggggggaggttattatcagcgttacgtaattttcataggggggtgcGTCAAAGCGTTACGATtcgtgacatacggggggggggggggggggtcaaaaaagtgcgttttttgcgctacgtaatttatggatgccgccttagaACCAgaattcgaaatttgaattcttaatctgtTTCGGAATACCAATACGTTTTTTCAAATGTACAAAAAACGGTTTCCTTATTAAGAAGTATGGGCCAAGAATTGAAATAAGTTTCAGACCCCTCAATCATGAATCTCTAATTCTTATTCGGTTGATTTgggtttcattaatttttcttgattCCAATTATTGTATTTCTAATCCGACTTGcgaatctaaattaaaataaagatttcgaatgatgaatccatatcgctattttgaagctttgttatgtttgaattttacaTATGATTCTAaagctttttattattttcgtaaaaatatTAACTTAATGTATAAAATGCGtatgagttttaaaaatcatgagtcaattttttgtaaaaatgatttttgaagaaatgaaTTTAGTAAAACCCAATTTAATcgacgatttcaaacacagcttttcatttcattttttaaaccgAACATCAAGAATCCTCAATAagtgaaaaattttttaaaaattgtagacaAATTCAGAACCTGAgattagttttcaagtttttgacaTCATTTCGAAGTCAAGATTGTTATTATCGACTAACCTTactccatcatcaaaatttgattaagaaaaactaattttgaacgAATAGTAGAATATCGCGCTTGCTTTtgatggaccctcatggggggggtttaaccaccaacccccccccccccccccgttcctacggccatgctatTGGCACACACTTCTCGAGAGAAAACAGgtccaaaagttcgaaaatacCAGCAAGAATGTCAaactaattcaaattcaaaaaatttgcttttaCTGATTTGAACTTTAAACATTCCTGAACTCCGCAAGCTATAATTGGCCATCCTTGACCTATTTTAATCCCCTCCCAGATACAACCttattgatttccaatagacagaaatatgataTAAACATATCTGAGAAGTGCTGGATTAGTCGtctcgtacgacatggaccagtatcccagtggcagtattttttatgccgctgccacacagcacagcgaacataaaaacatacaggatctcaatgaaacttggtgtttcctcgaagagattccttttttcttaactctaagcgtatatctttcgagaatatgatggctagcatcttacaaatgctaactAAGACTATTGccaaaaccaccaacccacagagaGTGTATGctgtgaccgggattcgatctcatgcccgctggcctagaagacttgaaggctaacctctacgccacgggctacggctgaattttgattaattaaTCGAAAGTTCAAACAATTTCAAGGACTAAAAACAAACTGTGGAGGTCTGGAGTTTTActaccttttgttttctttattttttcaaaatttttataaaaaatttccgattattagattttttacgctgaaaacagtaggggagataagggcataatggccaccgtGTTTAGACACTGAAAAACTCTACTTTCTAAtaggctgaaacttgaaaaagtcgataaaaaagtttaaaattttgtaccgAAAGCTGAAAAACAGTCACTATGAGGGCATTATGAGAATCCTCTCTGGGAATCATTAGCACCTTTAATCGgagcataatgagcgtttttttttgctgtagaaTCTCGATGCAGTCAACTaactaatagagctacagcttgacttgtttcttCTGATGACTTGGCATATTGGTAAGGTGTCTGAGAAAGAATAAGAAGACTTGAGTTCAATTCCTGGTCGAgacgatttttttcatttaccattcatgatccaTGCGATTTGCATTAAACAGTGAGTCGTAGATCCACCAAACAAAGTAATCACAAaataatgtatgtatgtttgtagaatacaaacaattcacacacactgTTTCTGATGCATTATTTGGCGTCTTCTGATTCTCTCTCCTACGCCTTACCAAtcggccaaatcgtcagatgtaaattAGTCTAGCTGTAGCTCTACACgaaaagaaagtaaaatttaccgagaagcgaggtgatttttttcaaccgtttttttcggtaaattttgtctttttttcattcacctagtaTAAAGGTAAATCCTACCTATTTTAATttacctcgcaaaaaggtaaattttaactattttgcaTTTActtagcaaaatagtaaataataccgttttcgcATTCACTAATTTGAAAGGTAAACGCTAGTTGCATGGTTTGGtttgtttcttcaataaaaataaaacaaaaataaaattcattcaaaaatttatatttatttcagaTAAAGGGACTTTTATCTAATATTCATTGTTGGAATGTATcaccgtgtttaaaaaaaatattgttgaggCGTGTCTTTTCttcgccaggctcgtggcaattcgGCTGCGCGTTTTTCCGAGTCAACATGGCTGCAGGATTCTCCTGAAACACATTCATGGTCTTTTCCGTTTCACTTATCCGGTCAGACCCGGCTTTTCCTGcatgatatctggaggatgacgtggaacaCACTCCGAAGCTCTGTGGGccaatctgaaacaaaagcaaagtattatgacgagaaccagcacaactaaatgatatctaagaaacacttaccattctgttccgattttcacatattgggcacgaagcaaaatttgtttctgaatgacaaaacagcttaaccttgataaacgggttcggcaaatagttactttAAATATTCCGAGATGAAttttaccgttttgtttagctcaatcctgGTCAACTTTACCTCgttacgaggtaagttttaccgtTTTTCTAGGTGCATTGTACTTTTTTTGTTGGtgaatttaaccttttttccagctcgattcaggtaaactttgcTTCACTgcgaggtgagtttcacctcgaaaagATAAAAGTATCCTTTTCGGCTTCCACGAGCGTTCTCCTTGACATCTCggtaatttttatctttttattatttttcgtgtATAATTTAGtagacttcatcgagttgaattcgctgctcaattctacggcaaaaaatgctcatcgtgccccgatcaattgTGCTCTGTTCgtcccgagtcaacaagttgaAGTAGAAACgccttttaaaattgattgtagTGAAAAATTAGAGGCTTAATAATGGTGAAAATTAAGGAACCAAAATGTTGCAGTGATAATGTTGCACAATAGTGTTGCATCATAAGGGCTTATTTTCCGGCTCTCAAacattataatattttcttcaCTTGAGCAAATAGCAAATATCTTGTGAGATAAACGTATgaattttcttccgttttactTTTTCTTTCTTCGTTCACAGAGGATGCATTGTTtcgtatattttttattaacccAAGTCGtcattttatgcaattttcgtCAATTGTCTTTCTTTTTAcaccaaaatcatgttagatggaTGATggacattttttgaatttctctaaTTTGCAGGATACACCTTTGGCCGAGATGCACTTGAACGCCCTGCTCAAAGACCGAGAATCGAAAATTCGCGAAGCCGAACGTACCATGGGTGCCAACAAAAGCAAACTTCGGGGTTTCCTGAAACCTACCGGCTACAAACCGCTGATCATCCTGTTCTGGTTCTTCCTGATCCAACAGTACAGTGGAATTTACATCACACTGTTCTATGCGGTCACCTTTATCCAGGATGTCGGGACCGAGGTGAACGCCTTCACGGCTTCCATTTTTGTCGGAATGACACGGTTTTTGATGAGTCTGTTTAATGCCTGGCTGCTGAAGCGTTTCCGTCGAAGGTTGCTGGTGATGGTTTCCTGCACCGGAATGGCCATTTGCATGTTCACGTCCGGAACTTTCACCTACTGGATCAAAGAGGGCACCACTACGCTGACGTGGGTTCCTGTGGTTGGATTGCTGCTGTACGTTTGCTCTTCCATGATCGGTTTGCTGACCATCCCATGGACCATGACTGCTGAGCTGTTTCCGACGGACATTCGAGGTATCGGCCACTCGATCTCGTTTTCTCTAGCTTACGTTCTCATGTTTATTGCCGTTCAAGGATACAGGTAGAGTGGAACTTattctgacaaaaaaaaccataggacttaaatttttgtttctttcaggtCCCTGGACGAATTACTTGGCGGTGCCCATGCCACTCAATGGATGTTTGGGGCTGTTTCGGTGATTGGCTTTTTCTTCGCCCTGTTCTTCCTGCCAGAAACACACGGTAAATCGCTCGCTCAAATCGAGGCGTACTTCGCCGGTAGTAAGAAGCGTTCTCCAACGCATGTCCAGGAGAGCAGCTCTCCGCGAACCAATGTGGTCGATCACCTAATCAAAAGTCCCAGCACAATACGGATGGCCGAAATGGAGTCGATGTTAAAATTGCGCAGGGATTCAACAACAGCTTAGGACGAATAGGCGTGATACGAAACGTATATTTCTATgtgttttgctaaaatttatcaGTAAAAAGGACAAAACATTCAGATATAAGTGTACTTACGCTGCTTTATAAAATATAACTGCGGTCAAAATTGAGAACAAAAGTATTTACAAAACTTTGATACCGTAACAATGAAGGAGTACTTAAACGAGAAAATGTGTCTTGCTATTCAGCTACAAATAGCCCTACGATACAACGCTAGAACAGTATTAAATTTTGGAACTGTATTTTCGTATGAcaaatatcaataaatttctTACGTATATTTTCAGTTCATATTGTATCGATTAAGGAATAGATGTTAGATTTGTAAAAGTAAGAGTTGTTTTAAATCTGTTGGAACACATTTCgattatgaaaactttttttacggcagcttctgaaatatatttatttacattCTTTATTTAAccgtaaataaacaaattatttataaCAGTATTAAAAGACGCATTTTATATGGTTTGAAATATCACTCCCTTCAATaatgcaatttcaatttcaatcttaGGTTGGAGTAAATTTccccaaaaattcaaaagataaaaaaaatgttttcaggatttttgtttttgataag is drawn from Uranotaenia lowii strain MFRU-FL unplaced genomic scaffold, ASM2978415v1 HiC_scaffold_401, whole genome shotgun sequence and contains these coding sequences:
- the LOC129760072 gene encoding facilitated trehalose transporter Tret1-like encodes the protein ETVTDRKDDAFCEIVVSCQSLSKYETNIWSALPQITSSIIAAAFHIVIGVSLAFSAIQIPQLEDASSELRITKAQSSWIASIIVIMVPIGSLFAGLVMEFLGRLNTIKLATVPCVIGWIIIALADSFTMIMVGRVLTGFACAMGMSPAIVYITEVSRPDMRGSLISSGPTIASLGMVIAYTKGAFLHWRVVAWTSIIYTVLPVILIQLFVPESPVWLVSKGRIEDAARSLRFLYKKYPQPDHTDTPLAEMHLNALLKDRESKIREAERTMGANKSKLRGFLKPTGYKPLIILFWFFLIQQYSGIYITLFYAVTFIQDVGTEVNAFTASIFVGMTRFLMSLFNAWLLKRFRRRLLVMVSCTGMAICMFTSGTFTYWIKEGTTTLTWVPVVGLLLYVCSSMIGLLTIPWTMTAELFPTDIRGIGHSISFSLAYVLMFIAVQGYRSLDELLGGAHATQWMFGAVSVIGFFFALFFLPETHGKSLAQIEAYFAGSKKRSPTHVQESSSPRTNVVDHLIKSPSTIRMAEMESMLKLRRDSTTA